A DNA window from Helianthus annuus cultivar XRQ/B chromosome 15, HanXRQr2.0-SUNRISE, whole genome shotgun sequence contains the following coding sequences:
- the LOC110897839 gene encoding uncharacterized protein LOC110897839 has product MQQAFLDKYYSMAKTDDARDEIRSFRQLSGELLHEAFTRFKEMMRRCPHHQIEKWELVKCFVRGLDDTTWNRLESTSNGTLLSNHEDDDWEFLERMSKRSKEKESADRAKKHPISRSLPDLDSKDQISTLEREMARMKKKEVNAVQFDVCEECGDIGHRAEQCPTGPEEVNQNYNNQGGNGSGLNNQTGGDDLSAKMDALLNMQKESQSNIKETHNDVKEMKKTNEIRDKAHEALAKQVGQLAQEIAQVRGSMGKLPSDTTVNLKHQGFSTSNVRDARISAVSILLNDEVCSVENIPPPQFVDGVVENIGEEPESENEHETISQSKNENVTKNSFCENCLNQLNLLNASKSEERCPPKDEGWENFKQAKINLPLLDDIKKVPAHVECLKELSIEKRHNKLPKPVDLISHVSAVLSSALPPKAQDPGDPLIPIQIGTFKIERALLDLGACVSILPGSLYDQYDFGPLKNFDTPVVLADQTPTYPRGMVEDVIVKVDDCYYHLTFWY; this is encoded by the exons atgcaacaaGCGTTTTTGGATAAGTACTACTCTATGGCAAAGACCGACGACGCTCgtgatgaaattaggtcttttcGCCAATTATCGGGCGAATTGTTGCATGAAGCCTTCACAAGATTCAAAGAAATGATGCGGAGATGTCCACATCATCAAATTGAGAAGTGGGAATTGGTAAAGTGTTTTGTTCGAGGGTTGGATGACACAACATGGAATCGTCTCGAGTCGACGAGTAACGGGACTCTTTTGAGCAACCATGAAGACGATGATTGGGAATTCTTGGAGCGAATGAGTAAACGTTCGAAAGAGAAAGAGTCGGCCGATCGAGCCAAGAAACATCCTATTTCCCGTtcacttcccgatcttgattcTAAAGATCAGATTTCTACTTTAGAGCGGGAAATGGCTCgaatgaagaagaaagaagtTAATGCGGTCCAGTTTGATGTGTGTGAGGAATGTGGTGATATTGGACATAGAGCAGAACAATGTCCAACAGGACCGGAGgaagtcaatcaa AATTATAATAATCAAGGCGGTAACGGAAGCGGGTTGAACAATCAAACCGGTGGCGATGACTTGAGTGCCAAGATGGATGCCTTGCTGAACATGCAAAAGGAATCTCAAAGCAACATAAAAGAGACTCACAATGATGTCAAAGAGATGAAGAAGACAAACGAGATTCGAGATAAAGCACATGAGGCATTGGCAAAGCAAGTGGGCCAACTTGCTCAAGAGATAGCTCAAGTGAGAGGAAGCATGGgaaagcttccaagtgacactaCAGTGAACCTGAAGCATCAAGGTTTTAGCACAAGCAACGTGAGGGATGCACGCATTAGCGCGGTAAGTATTCTTTTAAATGATGAAGTTTGTAGTGTTGAAAACATTCCACCACCACAATTCGTTGATGGTGTAGTGGAAAATATAGGTGAGGAGCCAGAAAGTGAAAATGAACACGAAACGATTTCACAAAGTAAAAATGAAAACGTAACTAAAAAttctttttgtgaaaattgtttaaatcaaCTTAACCTGCTTAATGCATCGAAAAGTGAAGAACGGTGCCCACCGAAGGACGAGGGGTGGGAAAATTTTAAGCAAGCTAAAATTAATTTACCGTTACTAGATGACATTAAAAAGGTTCCGGCTCATGTGGAATGCTTAAAGGAGTTAAGCATTGAAAAACGGCACAACAAATTACCCAAACCGGTTGATTTGATATCTCATGTGAGTGCCGTTTTATCGAGTGCCCTTCCCCCAAAAGCTCAAGATCCGGGAGATCCTCTTATTCCAATTCAAATTGGAACATTTAAAATTGAGAGGGCGCTCCTAGATCTTGGAGCTTGTGTGAGCATCTTGCCCGggagtttgtatgaccaatatgactttggtccattAAAAAATTTTGATACTCCCGTGGTATTGGCCGATCAGACTCCCACGTATCCAAGGGGGATGGTGGAGGATGTGATTGTTAAGGTGGATGATTGCTACTACCATTTGACGTTTTGGTATTAG